The proteins below are encoded in one region of Clostridiaceae bacterium:
- a CDS encoding N-acetylmannosamine-6-phosphate 2-epimerase, with amino-acid sequence MKKIKGGLIVSCQALEDEPLHSSYIMTRMAVAAKLGGACGIRANGVADITAIRQVVKLPMIGIIKEKNPNSQVIITPSEEHVDQLVRCGVEIIAVDATNRLRPGNITLAGFFGQIRKKYPDQLFMADCSNLEEGIFAAELGFDIVATTLMGISKGGQTHERHVELVKQLVKNQPKPVIAEGNIWDPEQLKEVLDAGAFAAVIGSAITRPQEITKRFIKAIK; translated from the coding sequence ATGAAAAAAATAAAAGGGGGGCTGATAGTTTCCTGCCAGGCATTAGAAGATGAGCCCTTGCACAGCTCCTATATAATGACCCGTATGGCAGTAGCTGCCAAGCTGGGAGGAGCTTGTGGCATTAGGGCAAATGGTGTGGCAGATATTACTGCGATAAGACAAGTGGTTAAGCTGCCCATGATTGGGATTATAAAAGAAAAAAACCCAAACAGCCAGGTTATAATCACACCTTCAGAAGAACATGTTGATCAGCTGGTACGGTGCGGTGTAGAAATAATTGCCGTAGATGCTACAAACAGGCTACGTCCAGGAAATATAACCCTGGCAGGTTTTTTTGGCCAGATTAGAAAAAAATATCCTGATCAATTATTCATGGCTGATTGCAGTAATCTGGAAGAAGGAATATTTGCCGCAGAACTAGGATTTGATATTGTGGCCACTACTCTTATGGGCATAAGTAAAGGAGGGCAGACTCATGAAAGGCATGTAGAGCTTGTTAAACAGTTGGTAAAGAATCAGCCTAAACCAGTTATAGCAGAGGGAAATATCTGGGATCCGGAACAGTTAAAAGAAGTACTGGATGCAGGAGCTTTTGCAGCGGTGATAGGTTCTGCCATTACAAGACCGCAGGAAATAACAAAGCGTTTCATAAAAGCTATAAAATAA